From the Salmo trutta chromosome 30, fSalTru1.1, whole genome shotgun sequence genome, one window contains:
- the LOC115168977 gene encoding protein RER1: protein MSEGDSVGESIHGKPSTIGSFFTRVGQIYQSWLDRSTPFSIGRWGVTLSLTAIYMIRVYILQGWYIVTYALGIYHLNLFIAFLSPKVDPSMLDEDEGPALPTKQNEEFRPFIRRLPEFKFWHSATKGIVIAMICTFFEAFNVPVFWPILVMYFIMLFCITMKRQIKHMVKYRYLPFTHGKRTYRGKEETGKPFAS, encoded by the exons ATGTCAGAAGGGGACAGTGTTGGTGAATCAATCCATGGGAAACCATCCACAATCGGAAGCTTCTTCACACGGGTTGGACAG ATCTATCAGTCATGGCTAGACAGGTCGACGCCGTTCTCCATAGGGCGATGGGGAGTCACTCTTTCGCTAACGGCCATCTACATGATCAGAGTGTACATATTACAG GGTTGGTATATTGTAACATACGCTCTGGGAATCTACCATCTCAACCTGTTCATCGCTTTTCTATCACCAAAAGTGGATCCATCAATGCTTGACGAAG ATGAGGGCCCGGCGCTCCCCACCAAGCAGAACGAGGAGTTCCGTCCGTTCATCAGGAGGTTGCCTGAGTTCAAATTCTG GCATTCGGCAACAAAAGGCATCGTCATCGCCATGATTTGCACGTTCTTTGAAGCCTTCAATGTGCCAGTGTTCTGGCCCATACTTGTAATGTACTTCATCATGCTTTTCTGTATCACCATGAAGAGGCAGATCAAG CATATGGTCAAATACAGATACCTCCCCTTCACACACGGGAAGAGGACTTACAGAGGCAAGGAAGAAACCGGGAAACCTTTTGCTAGTTAA